The proteins below come from a single Takifugu rubripes chromosome 10, fTakRub1.2, whole genome shotgun sequence genomic window:
- the zfhx2 gene encoding zinc finger homeobox protein 4 isoform X1, which produces MFSAEKQKKWNKTEATKEESGETASSESNGVSEWLCPLCQKRQTCRSSLSLHLTQQHSVLPSCVDKLLDIAVLKRAASGEDKGVQMSADAELSQPKNPEDLFSEPCQLSHGSEVVPAFGEKEMEEETVMERERDDTEQDDGGTHLTGAKRQNPSEKAETPDACENLLGENGVSPDSNAQSFMCNACLETFPNKTALSVHYNSASHIHRMATGSAKQGAENDPPTPAVPVLSRPYISNKPYQCAICRVSYNHAITLESHMKSVLHQSRCRNAGIVAQSATSAAGCLGGGSTTTQNTVVSTSAIGTSQLDTTTTCATSGTLMVAASKGGEQVQSSQVSPSLLASPVASAQAMSAFLTLLTSSPNTLSHSLLPSLFATSAASGAAVPQLMPQPQMLMPLILNGLQAQTQQHLESPQGQLLTQCVPFVGLSTAQQALLTQRLCSLQSQWPSSGVPAIIQPSPEEQKQNAKLEAEQKTVEGKDGADEKAADQIKSGDEPSAEDVKAEMPKQNGGKEMNECPNTEGKLKVENDADDGMEHKDGDGVAGRLDVENAKTSSQCLSPMSTERGLRNKTHSPTTSLPSNSSLSPVHLNLTLSPDSTPQKSQSGTSPCESLGTPKYSPKSNPFTNHQTRSWCVTLENLRSDLPALSVFQSEVLWAFFESRSEADAASPPREDCEALGREVGLSEEEVRKWLRQARFSKQRKRAADSDHLPGATGFTRHSQSSDNEYDDEEHSLIIAEGEDDAEASGSQAIDLSSTRAKHKRKDLAKGAQGDSCLTSDSENEVYTSVIVTDEESQNGSVRECPESPAKSDAQAEVQVDKGSAGGKVLRSTTVFLSDAEDEYEEDEGERSKRKKRKRELENDEVEVKKERQHPDVDLELEAQGDPPGSVSHVLNHPELPPGALHPLPLSITPFSTQFISPYVLSLMPAVDGSKVPVFPNPPTITRFSDALLSHSISSLHQPQYLSNGDDCESALDLSMGKNNSKSASSSSLADKIAAQKGQLLDGLGLRPTSKGLVVVQVKPESPISLTSSKSTLNLMGCNNVTKSNIYTKTPEKMCSALLERERVKEREKEQEQQQRKSKGKRYRDMRRSRTIIQAEQLDILYGCYFKDANPGKHEFEQISEWVNLPKKVVQIWFQNMRARERKGEVRFISDGMLAAVGKPLIKFTWPLSKPIFSNKPPPNNPGSVTATPIVRTLLKIEKEPVNETVKSPVVKKATPVPIKPKEVLYPTTASSVSGSTSVVPKSKVETASTVPAVKVTPKVNTSVPIAAPKDPAPVAPRSDPKQKPEEESEEEETDDEKDDTEMGPGPGTTNRMVPKLPTTPINNRPAATAGMPQKQNGLNYWAPKVPIKINTLSREQLALPAHITLTSRTIVPPPTPSIAPVSPNTPNSAKVSSPSTPVVSKSSPTESSFLSHSSSRRPRTHLSCLQLSILQSCYETCAHPNAMECEAIGTELNLPLKVVQIWFQNTRAKEKRWRLQQEKMSPLSGGQVDMSSGGYLQYNALKANRPILPKPVQLTVTESPASPIPGQSVTKETLTGHCNACNVSFESRAAARAHVFSPRHLATLRTTNFGQPSTLTNKNGAGNGGPGSSVAGSKGPHSTPLNSSAAGSGGETVSDLPAPTATSKS; this is translated from the exons ATgttttcagcagaaaaacaaaagaagtgGAACAAAACAGAGGCAACTAAG GAGGAGTCTGGAGAGACAGCGAGCAGTGAAAGCAATGGAGTGTCGGAGTGGTTGTGTCCTCTGTGCCAAAAACGACAAACGTGCAggtcttctctctctttacaTTTGACTCAGCAACACAGCGTTCTCCCCTCCTGCGTCGACAAACTGCTGGACATC GCTGTTCTAAAACGAGCTGCCAGTGGAGAAGACAAAGGTGTTCAAATGTCTGCAG atGCTGAACTGTCACAACCGAAGAACCCTGAAGACCTTTTTTCAGAGCCCTGCCAGCTTAGTCACGGTTCAGAAGTTGTCCCAGCCtttggagagaaagagatggaggaagagaccGTAATGGAGCGGGAGAGAGATGACACTGAGCAAGATGATGGTGGAACTCATCTTACTGGAGCCAAACGGCAAAATCCATCTGAAAAGGCAGAAACTCCAGATGCTTGTGAGAATCTGCTGGGTGAAAATGGCGTCTCACCTGACAGTAACGCCCAGTCGTTCATGTGCAATGCCTGCCTGGAAACCTTCCCCAACAAAACTGCCTTGAGTGTTCATTACAATTCTGCCTCACACATTCACAGGATGGCAACAGGCTCTGCCAAACAAGGTGCAGAAAATGATCCGCCAACTCCTGCTGTCCCCGTCTTGTCTCGACCATATATATCAAACAAACCCTACCAGTGTGCTATATGTCGAGTCTCGTACAATCATGCCATCACCCTCGAGAGCCATATGAAATCTGTTTTGCATCAGTCCCGCTGCAGGAACGCGGGAATAGTTGCACAAAGTGCGACCTCTGCAGCGGGCTGCTTGGGAGGCGGCTCGACCACGACGCAGAATACGGTTGTGTCCACGTCTGCAATCGGAACCAGCCAGTTGGATACCACTACCACTTGTGCTACTTCTGGGACATTAATGGTGGCTGCTTCAAAAGGTGGAGAGCAGGTTCAGAGTTCACAAGTGTCTCCCTCCCTACTGGCCTCCCCTGTAGCCTCCGCTCAGGCAATGTCAGCCTTCCTCACCCTTCTCACATCTAGCCCCAACACCCTCTCCCACTCCCTTCTCCCTTCCTTATTTGCGACCAGTGCTGcatctggtgctgctgtgccacAGCTCATGCCTCAGCCTCAAATGCTCATGCCATTGATCTTGAACGGACTCCAAGCCCAAACGCAGCAGCACCTAGAGAGCCCACAAGGTCAGCTCCTTACCCAGTGCGTGCCATTTGTAGGTCTCAGCACAGCCCAACAAGCCCTCTTAACCCAAAGATTATGTAGCTTACAGAGCCAGTGGCCATCGTCAGGAGTGCCCGCGATTATCCAGCCAAGTCCCGAAGAGCAAAAGCAAAATGCAAAGCTTGAGGCCGAACAAAAGACCGTGGAGGGTAAAGACGGTGCTGACGAGAAAGCCGCGGATCAGATTAAGAGCGGCGATGAGCCGTCCGCCGAAGACGTTAAAGCAGAAATGCCCAAGCAAAATGGTGGCAAAGAAATGAACGAGTGCCCGAATACGGAAGGCAAATTAAAGGTTGAGAACGACGCCGACGATGGAATGGAACATAAAGACGGGGACGGCGTCGCTGGACGGTTGGACGTAGAGAATGCTAAAACATCTAGCCAGTGTCTCTCACCCATGAGCACAGAGAGAGGCCTCCGCAACAAGACGCACTCGCCAACAACCTCTCTTCCCAGTAATTCCAGCCTCAGTCCTGTACATTTAAACCTTACACTTAGCCCCGACTCCACTCCCCAGAAATCTCAGTCGGGCACCAGCCCCTGCGAATCTCTCGGCACCCCAAAGTACAGCCCTAAATCCAATCCCTTCACCAATCACCAGACTCGATCGTGGTGCGTCACACTTGAAAACCTTCGTTCAGACCTTCCGGCCCTCTCGGTGTTTCAGTCGGAGGTCCTGTGGGCGTTCTTCGAGTCGCGTAGCGAAGCCGACGCCGCGAGTCCTCCCCGCGAGGACTGCGAGGCTTTGGGAAGAGAGGTGGGGCTCTCGGAAGAGGAGGTGCGAAAATGGCTGCGCCAGGCCAGATTTTcgaagcagaggaagagggcgGCGGATTCGGACCACCTGCCAGGTGCGACGGGATTCACCAGGCACAGTCAAAGTTCTGACAACGAATACGATGATGAGGAGCACTCGCTGATCATAGCAGAAGGCGAAGACGACGCTGAAGCTTCAGGCAGCCAGGCAATAGATTTATCAAGTACAAGAGCGAAACACAAACGGAAAGATTTAGCCAAGGGGGCTCAAGGGGAttcctgtctcacctctgaCTCGGAGAATGAGGTGTACACCTCTGTCATTGTTACCGACGAGGAAAGTCAGAATGGGTCCGTGAGGGAGTGTCCAGAGAGTCCTGCTAAAAGTGACGCGCAGGCGGAGGTCCAAGTGGACAAAGGCTCGGCCGGGGGAAAGGTCCTGCGCTCCACAACCGTGTTCCTCTCTGATGCCGAAGACGAgtacgaggaggacgagggcgagaggtcaaagaggaaaaaacgaAAACGAGAGCTGGAAAACGATGAGGTCGAGGTTAAAAAAGAGAGGCAGCACCCAGATGTGGACCTAGAGCTGGAGGCGCAAGGGGATCCCCCGGGTTCAGTGTCGCACGTGTTGAACCACCCCGAGCTTCCACCCGGGGCCCTCCACCCGCTGCCTTTGTCCATCACTCCCTTTTCTACTCAGTTCATCAGTCCCTATGTCCTCTCGCTTATGCCCGCTGTAGATGGGAGCAAAGTGCCCGTCTTTCCAAACCCGCCAACTATCACTCGCTTCTCTGACGCTCTTCTCTCGCACTCCATTTCCTCTCTTCACCAGCCTCAGTACTTGTCCAACGGTGATGACTGTGAATCCGCTCTAGACCTGAGCATGggaaaaaacaactcaaaatctgcttcttcttcatccttgGCTGATAAAATCGCCGCGCAGAAGGGTCAGTTGCTGGACGGACTCGGCCTGAGGCCCACGTCCAAAGGCCTCGTGGTCGTCCAGGTGAAACCTGAATCTCCTATTTCCTTGACGTCTTCCAAAAGTACTTTGAATCTCATGGGCTGCAATAATGTAACAAAGTCTAATATTTACACGAAAACCCCTGAGAAAATGTGTTCCGCATTATTGGAAAGGGAGCGAGTAAAGGAAAGGGAAAAGgaacaggagcaacagcagaggaAATCGAAAGGAAAGCGATATCGGGACATGAGGCGTTCGAGGACCATTATTCAAGCCGAACAACTCGACATTCTGTATGGCTGCTATTTTAAAGATGCAAATCCTGGTAAACACGAGTTTGAACAGATTTCTGAGTGGGTCAACCTTCCCAAAAAGGTGGTCCAAATTTGGTTCCAGAACATGAGGGCGAGGGAACGAAAAGGTGAGGTGAGGTTCATCAGCGACGGGATGCTGGCAGCTGTTGGCAAACCTCTCATTAAATTTACCTGGCCTCTCTCGAAGCCCATCTTCTCCAATAAACCGCCTCCGAACAATCCCGGGTCTGTGACTGCGACTCCAATTGTTCGCACTCTCTTAAAGATAGAAAAAGAGCCAGTAAATGAAACGGTAAAGTCCCCCGTGGTGAAAAAAGCGACCCCGGTTCCTATCAAGCCTAAAGAGGTTCTTTATCCTACCACAGCCTCCTCTGTGAGCGGCAGCACTTCTGTAGTGCCAAAGAGCAAGGTGGAGACTGCCAGCACTGTCCCTGCAGTTAAAGTGACACCCAAGGTCAATACCTCTGTACCCATAGCAGCACCAAAGGATCCAGCCCCCGTTGCCCCACGTTCAGACCCCAAACAGAAGccagaggaagagagcgaggAAGAAGAGACCGATGATGAAAAAGACGACACCGAGATGGGGCCAGGACCGGGGACCACGAACCGCATGGTTCCCAAGCTGCCCACAACTCCAATTAACAACAGACCCGCTGCCACGGCAGGCATGCCACAAAAACAGAACGGGCTCAACTACTGGGCACCTAAGGTTCCAATAAAAATCAACACGCTGTCTCGAGAGCAGCTGGCTCTTCCAGCTCACATAACTCTAACTTCCCGTACAATagtcccccctcccacccctagTATTGCACCAGTCAGCCCAAATACGCCCAACTCGGCCAAAGTATCAAGCCCCTCCACCCCAGTGGTGAGTAAATCGAGCCCAACAgaaagcagcttcctgtcccACTCATCCAGTCGTAGGCCTCGCACCCACTTGTCCTGCCTGCAGCTGTCTATTCTGCAGTCCTGTTATGAAACCTGTGCTCACCCTAATGCCATGGAGTGTGAGGCAATTGGCACTGAGCTCAACCTGCCTCTCAAGGTGGTGCAAATCTGGTTCCAAAACACCAGAGCCAAGGAAAAGCGCTGGAGGCTGCAGCAAGAAAAAATG TCTCCTCTGTCAGGTGGACAAGTGGACATGAGCTCAGGAGGCTACCTGCAGTACAACGCTCTCAAAGCCAATCGTCCAATTCTGCCAAAACCTGTTCAGCTGACGGTCACCGAATCTCCAGCTTCCCCGATACCCGGCCAGTCGGTGACAAAGGAGACCCTGACGGGTCATTGCAATGCTTGCAACGTCTCCTTTGAGTCCCGGGCTGCAGCCAGGGCCCACGTGTTCTCTCCACGCCATCTGGCAACCCTGAGAACCACTAACTTTGGCCAGCCATCCACGCTCACCAACAAGAACGGGGCCGGTAATGGCGGACCTGGCAGTAGCGTGGCGGGCTCCAAGGGCCCTCACTCCACTCCACTAAACAGTTCTGCTGCTGGATCTGGGGGGGAAACTGTTTCTGATTTGCCTGCACCAACGGCCACCAGCAAGAGTTAA
- the zfhx2 gene encoding zinc finger homeobox protein 4 isoform X4, with protein MSADAELSQPKNPEDLFSEPCQLSHGSEVVPAFGEKEMEEETVMERERDDTEQDDGGTHLTGAKRQNPSEKAETPDACENLLGENGVSPDSNAQSFMCNACLETFPNKTALSVHYNSASHIHRMATGSAKQGAENDPPTPAVPVLSRPYISNKPYQCAICRVSYNHAITLESHMKSVLHQSRCRNAGIVAQSATSAAGCLGGGSTTTQNTVVSTSAIGTSQLDTTTTCATSGTLMVAASKGGEQVQSSQVSPSLLASPVASAQAMSAFLTLLTSSPNTLSHSLLPSLFATSAASGAAVPQLMPQPQMLMPLILNGLQAQTQQHLESPQGQLLTQCVPFVGLSTAQQALLTQRLCSLQSQWPSSGVPAIIQPSPEEQKQNAKLEAEQKTVEGKDGADEKAADQIKSGDEPSAEDVKAEMPKQNGGKEMNECPNTEGKLKVENDADDGMEHKDGDGVAGRLDVENAKTSSQCLSPMSTERGLRNKTHSPTTSLPSNSSLSPVHLNLTLSPDSTPQKSQSGTSPCESLGTPKYSPKSNPFTNHQTRSWCVTLENLRSDLPALSVFQSEVLWAFFESRSEADAASPPREDCEALGREVGLSEEEVRKWLRQARFSKQRKRAADSDHLPGATGFTRHSQSSDNEYDDEEHSLIIAEGEDDAEASGSQAIDLSSTRAKHKRKDLAKGAQGDSCLTSDSENEVYTSVIVTDEESQNGSVRECPESPAKSDAQAEVQVDKGSAGGKVLRSTTVFLSDAEDEYEEDEGERSKRKKRKRELENDEVEVKKERQHPDVDLELEAQGDPPGSVSHVLNHPELPPGALHPLPLSITPFSTQFISPYVLSLMPAVDGSKVPVFPNPPTITRFSDALLSHSISSLHQPQYLSNGDDCESALDLSMGKNNSKSASSSSLADKIAAQKGQLLDGLGLRPTSKGLVVVQVKPESPISLTSSKSTLNLMGCNNVTKSNIYTKTPEKMCSALLERERVKEREKEQEQQQRKSKGKRYRDMRRSRTIIQAEQLDILYGCYFKDANPGKHEFEQISEWVNLPKKVVQIWFQNMRARERKGEVRFISDGMLAAVGKPLIKFTWPLSKPIFSNKPPPNNPGSVTATPIVRTLLKIEKEPVNETVKSPVVKKATPVPIKPKEVLYPTTASSVSGSTSVVPKSKVETASTVPAVKVTPKVNTSVPIAAPKDPAPVAPRSDPKQKPEEESEEEETDDEKDDTEMGPGPGTTNRMVPKLPTTPINNRPAATAGMPQKQNGLNYWAPKVPIKINTLSREQLALPAHITLTSRTIVPPPTPSIAPVSPNTPNSAKVSSPSTPVVSKSSPTESSFLSHSSSRRPRTHLSCLQLSILQSCYETCAHPNAMECEAIGTELNLPLKVVQIWFQNTRAKEKRWRLQQEKMSPLSGGQVDMSSGGYLQYNALKANRPILPKPVQLTVTESPASPIPGQSVTKETLTGHCNACNVSFESRAAARAHVFSPRHLATLRTTNFGQPSTLTNKNGAGNGGPGSSVAGSKGPHSTPLNSSAAGSGGETVSDLPAPTATSKS; from the exons ATGTCTGCAG atGCTGAACTGTCACAACCGAAGAACCCTGAAGACCTTTTTTCAGAGCCCTGCCAGCTTAGTCACGGTTCAGAAGTTGTCCCAGCCtttggagagaaagagatggaggaagagaccGTAATGGAGCGGGAGAGAGATGACACTGAGCAAGATGATGGTGGAACTCATCTTACTGGAGCCAAACGGCAAAATCCATCTGAAAAGGCAGAAACTCCAGATGCTTGTGAGAATCTGCTGGGTGAAAATGGCGTCTCACCTGACAGTAACGCCCAGTCGTTCATGTGCAATGCCTGCCTGGAAACCTTCCCCAACAAAACTGCCTTGAGTGTTCATTACAATTCTGCCTCACACATTCACAGGATGGCAACAGGCTCTGCCAAACAAGGTGCAGAAAATGATCCGCCAACTCCTGCTGTCCCCGTCTTGTCTCGACCATATATATCAAACAAACCCTACCAGTGTGCTATATGTCGAGTCTCGTACAATCATGCCATCACCCTCGAGAGCCATATGAAATCTGTTTTGCATCAGTCCCGCTGCAGGAACGCGGGAATAGTTGCACAAAGTGCGACCTCTGCAGCGGGCTGCTTGGGAGGCGGCTCGACCACGACGCAGAATACGGTTGTGTCCACGTCTGCAATCGGAACCAGCCAGTTGGATACCACTACCACTTGTGCTACTTCTGGGACATTAATGGTGGCTGCTTCAAAAGGTGGAGAGCAGGTTCAGAGTTCACAAGTGTCTCCCTCCCTACTGGCCTCCCCTGTAGCCTCCGCTCAGGCAATGTCAGCCTTCCTCACCCTTCTCACATCTAGCCCCAACACCCTCTCCCACTCCCTTCTCCCTTCCTTATTTGCGACCAGTGCTGcatctggtgctgctgtgccacAGCTCATGCCTCAGCCTCAAATGCTCATGCCATTGATCTTGAACGGACTCCAAGCCCAAACGCAGCAGCACCTAGAGAGCCCACAAGGTCAGCTCCTTACCCAGTGCGTGCCATTTGTAGGTCTCAGCACAGCCCAACAAGCCCTCTTAACCCAAAGATTATGTAGCTTACAGAGCCAGTGGCCATCGTCAGGAGTGCCCGCGATTATCCAGCCAAGTCCCGAAGAGCAAAAGCAAAATGCAAAGCTTGAGGCCGAACAAAAGACCGTGGAGGGTAAAGACGGTGCTGACGAGAAAGCCGCGGATCAGATTAAGAGCGGCGATGAGCCGTCCGCCGAAGACGTTAAAGCAGAAATGCCCAAGCAAAATGGTGGCAAAGAAATGAACGAGTGCCCGAATACGGAAGGCAAATTAAAGGTTGAGAACGACGCCGACGATGGAATGGAACATAAAGACGGGGACGGCGTCGCTGGACGGTTGGACGTAGAGAATGCTAAAACATCTAGCCAGTGTCTCTCACCCATGAGCACAGAGAGAGGCCTCCGCAACAAGACGCACTCGCCAACAACCTCTCTTCCCAGTAATTCCAGCCTCAGTCCTGTACATTTAAACCTTACACTTAGCCCCGACTCCACTCCCCAGAAATCTCAGTCGGGCACCAGCCCCTGCGAATCTCTCGGCACCCCAAAGTACAGCCCTAAATCCAATCCCTTCACCAATCACCAGACTCGATCGTGGTGCGTCACACTTGAAAACCTTCGTTCAGACCTTCCGGCCCTCTCGGTGTTTCAGTCGGAGGTCCTGTGGGCGTTCTTCGAGTCGCGTAGCGAAGCCGACGCCGCGAGTCCTCCCCGCGAGGACTGCGAGGCTTTGGGAAGAGAGGTGGGGCTCTCGGAAGAGGAGGTGCGAAAATGGCTGCGCCAGGCCAGATTTTcgaagcagaggaagagggcgGCGGATTCGGACCACCTGCCAGGTGCGACGGGATTCACCAGGCACAGTCAAAGTTCTGACAACGAATACGATGATGAGGAGCACTCGCTGATCATAGCAGAAGGCGAAGACGACGCTGAAGCTTCAGGCAGCCAGGCAATAGATTTATCAAGTACAAGAGCGAAACACAAACGGAAAGATTTAGCCAAGGGGGCTCAAGGGGAttcctgtctcacctctgaCTCGGAGAATGAGGTGTACACCTCTGTCATTGTTACCGACGAGGAAAGTCAGAATGGGTCCGTGAGGGAGTGTCCAGAGAGTCCTGCTAAAAGTGACGCGCAGGCGGAGGTCCAAGTGGACAAAGGCTCGGCCGGGGGAAAGGTCCTGCGCTCCACAACCGTGTTCCTCTCTGATGCCGAAGACGAgtacgaggaggacgagggcgagaggtcaaagaggaaaaaacgaAAACGAGAGCTGGAAAACGATGAGGTCGAGGTTAAAAAAGAGAGGCAGCACCCAGATGTGGACCTAGAGCTGGAGGCGCAAGGGGATCCCCCGGGTTCAGTGTCGCACGTGTTGAACCACCCCGAGCTTCCACCCGGGGCCCTCCACCCGCTGCCTTTGTCCATCACTCCCTTTTCTACTCAGTTCATCAGTCCCTATGTCCTCTCGCTTATGCCCGCTGTAGATGGGAGCAAAGTGCCCGTCTTTCCAAACCCGCCAACTATCACTCGCTTCTCTGACGCTCTTCTCTCGCACTCCATTTCCTCTCTTCACCAGCCTCAGTACTTGTCCAACGGTGATGACTGTGAATCCGCTCTAGACCTGAGCATGggaaaaaacaactcaaaatctgcttcttcttcatccttgGCTGATAAAATCGCCGCGCAGAAGGGTCAGTTGCTGGACGGACTCGGCCTGAGGCCCACGTCCAAAGGCCTCGTGGTCGTCCAGGTGAAACCTGAATCTCCTATTTCCTTGACGTCTTCCAAAAGTACTTTGAATCTCATGGGCTGCAATAATGTAACAAAGTCTAATATTTACACGAAAACCCCTGAGAAAATGTGTTCCGCATTATTGGAAAGGGAGCGAGTAAAGGAAAGGGAAAAGgaacaggagcaacagcagaggaAATCGAAAGGAAAGCGATATCGGGACATGAGGCGTTCGAGGACCATTATTCAAGCCGAACAACTCGACATTCTGTATGGCTGCTATTTTAAAGATGCAAATCCTGGTAAACACGAGTTTGAACAGATTTCTGAGTGGGTCAACCTTCCCAAAAAGGTGGTCCAAATTTGGTTCCAGAACATGAGGGCGAGGGAACGAAAAGGTGAGGTGAGGTTCATCAGCGACGGGATGCTGGCAGCTGTTGGCAAACCTCTCATTAAATTTACCTGGCCTCTCTCGAAGCCCATCTTCTCCAATAAACCGCCTCCGAACAATCCCGGGTCTGTGACTGCGACTCCAATTGTTCGCACTCTCTTAAAGATAGAAAAAGAGCCAGTAAATGAAACGGTAAAGTCCCCCGTGGTGAAAAAAGCGACCCCGGTTCCTATCAAGCCTAAAGAGGTTCTTTATCCTACCACAGCCTCCTCTGTGAGCGGCAGCACTTCTGTAGTGCCAAAGAGCAAGGTGGAGACTGCCAGCACTGTCCCTGCAGTTAAAGTGACACCCAAGGTCAATACCTCTGTACCCATAGCAGCACCAAAGGATCCAGCCCCCGTTGCCCCACGTTCAGACCCCAAACAGAAGccagaggaagagagcgaggAAGAAGAGACCGATGATGAAAAAGACGACACCGAGATGGGGCCAGGACCGGGGACCACGAACCGCATGGTTCCCAAGCTGCCCACAACTCCAATTAACAACAGACCCGCTGCCACGGCAGGCATGCCACAAAAACAGAACGGGCTCAACTACTGGGCACCTAAGGTTCCAATAAAAATCAACACGCTGTCTCGAGAGCAGCTGGCTCTTCCAGCTCACATAACTCTAACTTCCCGTACAATagtcccccctcccacccctagTATTGCACCAGTCAGCCCAAATACGCCCAACTCGGCCAAAGTATCAAGCCCCTCCACCCCAGTGGTGAGTAAATCGAGCCCAACAgaaagcagcttcctgtcccACTCATCCAGTCGTAGGCCTCGCACCCACTTGTCCTGCCTGCAGCTGTCTATTCTGCAGTCCTGTTATGAAACCTGTGCTCACCCTAATGCCATGGAGTGTGAGGCAATTGGCACTGAGCTCAACCTGCCTCTCAAGGTGGTGCAAATCTGGTTCCAAAACACCAGAGCCAAGGAAAAGCGCTGGAGGCTGCAGCAAGAAAAAATG TCTCCTCTGTCAGGTGGACAAGTGGACATGAGCTCAGGAGGCTACCTGCAGTACAACGCTCTCAAAGCCAATCGTCCAATTCTGCCAAAACCTGTTCAGCTGACGGTCACCGAATCTCCAGCTTCCCCGATACCCGGCCAGTCGGTGACAAAGGAGACCCTGACGGGTCATTGCAATGCTTGCAACGTCTCCTTTGAGTCCCGGGCTGCAGCCAGGGCCCACGTGTTCTCTCCACGCCATCTGGCAACCCTGAGAACCACTAACTTTGGCCAGCCATCCACGCTCACCAACAAGAACGGGGCCGGTAATGGCGGACCTGGCAGTAGCGTGGCGGGCTCCAAGGGCCCTCACTCCACTCCACTAAACAGTTCTGCTGCTGGATCTGGGGGGGAAACTGTTTCTGATTTGCCTGCACCAACGGCCACCAGCAAGAGTTAA